A stretch of the Myxococcota bacterium genome encodes the following:
- a CDS encoding RNA-binding protein, with product MGNKIYVGNLPFSSTEDELRELFERHGSVESVKVITDRETGRPRGFAFVEMSEPSGATDAIRALDGTQLGGRALKVNEAQDKPRPGGGGGGGGGRGGGGGRGPRY from the coding sequence ATGGGCAACAAGATCTATGTAGGCAATCTTCCTTTCAGCTCGACGGAAGACGAGCTGCGTGAGCTCTTCGAGCGTCACGGCAGCGTGGAATCCGTCAAAGTGATCACCGATCGAGAGACCGGTCGTCCGCGCGGATTCGCGTTCGTCGAGATGTCGGAGCCCAGCGGGGCCACCGACGCCATCCGGGCGCTCGACGGCACTCAGCTCGGTGGCCGCGCGCTGAAGGTGAACGAGGCGCAGGACAAGCCTCGTCCGGGCGGCGGCGGCGGCGGCGGCGGTGGTCGCGGCGGCGGCGGCGGCCGAGGCCCGCGCTACTAG
- a CDS encoding transporter substrate-binding domain-containing protein — translation MSTSPRTSAPTRGLAAALCALLALASCNRPAHLAAQGSPIPRILKAGELRVGTSADSPPMTVHDKNGKLMGLEIDLMEALGATMNVKVRFVEMPFAELIPALERSDIDLAVAGMTITPERNARVAFAGPYFISGNTLLTRTRELADGDDAAKLDDPKLSFAALKGSTSEAFVRSHLPKAKLVAVPDNDAGVRALLAGEVDGLLSDLLVCTVARMRHPDAGLYMRFPPLSTEPLGVALVPDSMLFLNLVTNYLKTLEETGELAQLKAKWIGGGEWLERLP, via the coding sequence TTGAGCACCTCGCCCCGCACCTCTGCACCCACGCGCGGGCTGGCCGCGGCGCTCTGCGCGTTGCTCGCGCTCGCGAGCTGCAACCGGCCCGCCCATCTTGCCGCCCAGGGGTCGCCCATCCCGCGCATCTTGAAGGCGGGCGAGCTGCGCGTCGGCACCAGCGCGGACTCGCCTCCGATGACGGTGCACGACAAGAACGGGAAGCTGATGGGACTCGAGATCGACTTGATGGAAGCGCTGGGCGCGACCATGAACGTGAAAGTGCGCTTCGTCGAGATGCCTTTCGCGGAGCTGATTCCGGCGCTCGAGCGCAGTGACATCGACCTGGCCGTCGCGGGCATGACCATCACGCCGGAACGCAACGCGCGCGTGGCTTTCGCGGGGCCCTACTTCATCTCCGGCAACACGCTGCTCACGCGCACGCGCGAGCTGGCCGACGGCGACGACGCCGCGAAGCTCGACGATCCGAAGCTGTCTTTCGCGGCGCTCAAGGGCTCGACCAGCGAGGCCTTCGTGCGCAGTCACTTGCCGAAGGCCAAGCTCGTCGCGGTGCCCGACAACGACGCGGGCGTGAGGGCGCTGCTCGCGGGCGAGGTCGACGGCCTGCTCTCCGACCTGCTGGTGTGCACGGTGGCGCGCATGCGCCACCCCGATGCCGGGCTCTACATGCGCTTCCCGCCACTCTCGACCGAGCCGCTCGGCGTCGCGCTGGTCCCCGACTCGATGCTGTTCCTCAACCTGGTGACGAACTACCTGAAGACGCTGGAAGAGACTGGCGAGCTGGCGCAGCTGAAGGCCAAGTGGATCGGCGGGGGCGAGTGGCTGGAGCGCCTGCCATGA
- a CDS encoding M48 family metalloprotease, producing MTSRRCAAVTLALLAAVLAPAARADRTVLLDSTYDDRDAGRDAAKGVEAQIGLLGDAGLDRYIQGIGDKLLRAIPNRPFEYQFRVVDQAAPNAFALPGGHIFVSRGLLVLANDEDELACVIGHEIGHVVKRHAAAQQESARGAFPLLNSMLRAGQSAAFSRDLERSADHDGQILCAAAGYDPRGLARFLESLMNWEKLETGNVREASFFDSHPLSSERATIARVEASELRWTRDPKLGDPRAALLAHIDGLAVGQNPAAGMFLADVFVHPALGFKLRFPRGWAKANTPQAVGAQSPRGNAVVYLANDVPKGEPRQVAEAWAAENVKGKGEIDKAAAFAVGGLPAWRLDVSGSSMRAIVTFIPFANDVWRLMGAAVEDKDLEATLATTRSFRALTDDDRAALRVTRLAIERAQAGEDLSSFTSRTHNAWGSYPTAIYNGLSPSQRFEGGETVKIAREEPYSPPGNGATAP from the coding sequence ATGACGAGTCGGCGCTGCGCGGCGGTCACGCTCGCGCTGCTCGCGGCCGTGCTCGCGCCCGCCGCGCGCGCGGATCGCACCGTGCTCCTGGACTCGACCTACGACGACCGCGATGCCGGACGCGACGCCGCCAAAGGCGTCGAGGCGCAGATCGGCCTGCTCGGCGACGCCGGGCTCGACCGGTACATCCAGGGGATCGGCGACAAGCTGCTGCGCGCGATCCCGAACCGGCCCTTCGAGTACCAGTTCCGGGTCGTCGATCAGGCCGCGCCGAACGCATTCGCCCTGCCCGGGGGACACATCTTCGTGTCGCGCGGCCTGCTGGTGCTGGCCAACGACGAGGACGAGCTGGCCTGCGTGATCGGCCACGAGATCGGTCACGTGGTGAAGCGCCACGCCGCCGCGCAGCAAGAGAGCGCGCGCGGCGCGTTCCCGCTTTTGAACTCGATGCTGCGCGCGGGCCAGTCGGCCGCCTTCTCGCGCGACCTCGAGCGCAGCGCGGACCACGACGGCCAGATCCTGTGCGCCGCGGCGGGCTACGACCCGCGCGGACTGGCGCGCTTCCTCGAGTCACTCATGAACTGGGAGAAGCTCGAGACGGGCAACGTGCGCGAGGCCAGCTTCTTCGACAGTCACCCGCTGTCGTCCGAGCGCGCGACCATCGCGCGCGTCGAGGCGAGCGAGCTGCGCTGGACGCGCGATCCGAAGCTCGGCGACCCGCGCGCGGCGCTGCTCGCGCACATCGACGGCCTCGCGGTCGGACAGAACCCCGCGGCTGGCATGTTCCTGGCCGACGTGTTCGTGCACCCCGCGCTCGGCTTCAAGCTGCGCTTCCCGCGCGGCTGGGCCAAGGCCAACACACCCCAGGCCGTGGGCGCGCAGTCACCGCGCGGCAACGCCGTGGTGTATCTCGCCAACGACGTTCCGAAGGGCGAGCCGCGCCAGGTCGCCGAGGCCTGGGCCGCGGAGAACGTGAAGGGCAAGGGCGAGATCGACAAGGCAGCGGCCTTCGCGGTCGGCGGGCTGCCCGCCTGGCGCCTCGACGTGTCGGGCAGCTCGATGCGCGCGATCGTCACGTTCATCCCGTTTGCCAACGACGTCTGGCGCCTGATGGGGGCCGCGGTCGAAGACAAGGACCTGGAGGCGACGCTCGCCACCACGCGCAGCTTCCGCGCGCTGACCGACGACGACCGCGCCGCGCTGCGCGTGACCCGCCTGGCGATCGAGCGCGCCCAAGCCGGCGAGGACCTGAGCAGCTTCACGTCCCGCACGCACAACGCCTGGGGCTCGTACCCGACCGCGATCTACAACGGGCTGTCGCCGAGCCAGCGCTTCGAGGGCGGCGAGACGGTCAAGATCGCGCGCGAGGAGCCGTACTCTCCGCCGGGGAACGGAGCCACGGCACCGTAG